In Lactuca sativa cultivar Salinas chromosome 5, Lsat_Salinas_v11, whole genome shotgun sequence, the DNA window TACAAACCCTCGCGACTGCTAAAACCCTAGGTGCGATATCAAAGTTTTAGCAACATGTGTGTGGATTGCAGACGTTCACGCTTCCCGATCTTTCCTACGATTATGGCGCACTGGAGTCGGCGATTAGCGGAGAGATTATGCAGCTCCATCACCAGAAACACCACCGGACTTACATAACCAACTACAATAAAGCTATCGAGCAGCTCGATGATGCTATCACCAAGGGAGATGCTTCAACTGTTGTCAAATTTCAGAGCACTATTAAGTTCAATGGCGAAGGTTAAACACTATAATTTCCTATCTTGTCGATTTCAGTGTTTTTGGTTGAATACTTGCTAGAAGCGTTATGTACGGATTTACAtctatatcttatatatatatatatatatatatatatatatatatatatatatatatatatatatatatatatttaataaatagataaatctaaatagtaataataataatcaatttGAAGCTCTATTACCATCTGGGTTCTGTTTAAAatcttcattttctctcttcgaATCTGCAATTTCAAACTTGAAGGTATTCTAATGGCTTCCTCTAGTGGTACGACAACATCATCAGGTGGTTCATACCCAATTCAGAACTCGAGGTCTGATGAAGATCTTCAGCAATTGATGGATCAGAGGAGGAAGAAGAGAATGATTTCGAATCGTGAATCTGCAAGGAGATCTAGAAAGAGGAAGCAAAAGCATCTGGATGATCTCAAGAGTCAGCTGAATCAACTCAGAAATGAGAACAACCAGATCATATCAAGCGTCAGTATCACCACCCAGCATTACATAAGCGTGGAGGCGGAGAACTCTGTTCTAAGAGCTCAGGTGGCGGAGCTAAGCCACCGGCTACAGTCTCTGAACGAGATGATCGCTTTTATGTACCAACCTGTCGACACCGGTTGTAGGTTTGAGGACGAGCAATACGGCAGCGGAGGTGGCACTGAGTTTGTCGACGAGTTCATGAATAACTCACTGAGTTACCTTTATGCAAACCAGCCTATTATGGCTTCAGCAGACATGATTGTACTGAGTCAGATGTAAATCTCCTAAaagtattgaaaaaaaaattcagatttggtgATAGCTTGGGTGTGTTAGGGTGAGGTGGGGTGGGGTGGGTGGAATAAAGATTTGTGAACAAAGGAAGATGAAGATTTATGTGATGATTTATGGGTGGTATGTTCCTTAAtctttattttgtcattttggtttttt includes these proteins:
- the LOC128126212 gene encoding bZIP transcription factor 11-like: MASSSGTTTSSGGSYPIQNSRSDEDLQQLMDQRRKKRMISNRESARRSRKRKQKHLDDLKSQLNQLRNENNQIISSVSITTQHYISVEAENSVLRAQVAELSHRLQSLNEMIAFMYQPVDTGCRFEDEQYGSGGGTEFVDEFMNNSLSYLYANQPIMASADMIVLSQM